DNA sequence from the Archangium lipolyticum genome:
CTGGCCGATGGCAGCCCCAACTCCTCCACCACCGCCCTCGCCTCCTCCAACGAGAACAGCTCCAGCGCCGGGTTGGGCTCGAGCTTCTTGAAGCTGAGCTTCAGCCCTCGCCCCTGGCCTCCGCGGTACTCGCTCACCCCCACTGGCTCCAGCCCCCAGAGCCGCGCCTCCACTTCGGGCGGGGCCGCTCGGGCCGAAAGCGGCACCACCACCAGCAGACAGAAAACGAGGACGACGCTCGGATGCATGACGCTCCTTCCGGCCCTCGGCGAACGAGGGACATTGACCAACCCTCGCCGCTCCCTTGCACGGTGGGGAGGCCAGACCTCGACCAACCACATGGCGCGGTGTCCGCTCGGGGCTCCCCTTCAAACCTCGATGAATCTGGCGCCGGTGATACCCTCTTGCTCCATGGCCAGCTTGACGCGCTCGGAGACGACAAGGGTCACCAGCCAACCCCAGGTACGGAAGATGTTGGCGTTACCTATTTTCGCCGGGTCTACCTTCAGCCCCACGACATTCCGATATTCACCCACGTACTCCGGCTCGCCGTGCTCTGGTCCCCAGTAGAGCACCTCCTCACACCGGGCATCATCGATGCACTTGATGACTTGCAGGGTATTGAGAATGAAATAGGGCTCCGGCTGACCCTCCACCCCGGCGGGGATGAACTGCACCTCCTTCTCGAGCCCCAGACGCTCGAAGAGAGAGACCACCCGGCGATGGACGACAGGAATCCCCATGGAGAGACTGTATTCGAGCGCAACGCCCGCTGGCTTCACGGGGAAGCGAATGGGGCCCTCGAACTCCAGGACTTTGCCCTCCTTGAACTGCCAGGTATCGATCCACTCGCCATGGCTATCGACAGGCATTCTCAAATGCCAACGTCCTGGGGCATACACATCGTCGTACAATTCATAGTACTTCGTCTGCGTGGTCATCGCGACCTCGTAGCGAGCTTGTTGAGTCTGGAGCCAGGCGTACAAACCTCCCCTGCGATCTCGTCGAGTGCTCTCACGAGCCTGACTCGACACTCGGCCTGACCACTACAATTCCTGAAAACAGCCTCTAATCGCTTGAAAAGCTCGCTGTGGTATTCCTCGGGGTGAGGCCCCTTGTGGCCTCGTAGATAAACGATGTTCGCTGGATCATCGAGACT
Encoded proteins:
- a CDS encoding imm11 family protein, producing MTTQTKYYELYDDVYAPGRWHLRMPVDSHGEWIDTWQFKEGKVLEFEGPIRFPVKPAGVALEYSLSMGIPVVHRRVVSLFERLGLEKEVQFIPAGVEGQPEPYFILNTLQVIKCIDDARCEEVLYWGPEHGEPEYVGEYRNVVGLKVDPAKIGNANIFRTWGWLVTLVVSERVKLAMEQEGITGARFIEV